The following is a genomic window from Micromonospora cathayae.
CATCGACCTGAACGTGATGCGCTCCGACGTCGCGGCCAAGATGAGCGGCGGCAACGCGTGGAGCACCATCGTGGACAACACCACCGCCGGCCGGTTCACCGCCAGCGCCAACTGGGGCGTGTCCACCTACTCCAGCCAGCGGTACGGCGCCGACTACCGGTACGCCAACCCGGTGCTGGCCAGCGACACCGCCTGGTACAAGGTCAACATCCCGGCCACCGCGAACTACCGGGTCGACGCCTGGTGGCCGGCGGTCTCCGGCTACAACAGCGCCACGCCGTACGTCATCGCCACCACCACCGGCAACCGGACGGTCTACGTCGACCAGCGCACCGGCGGCGGGCAGTGGCGCAGCCTCGGCACGTTCGCCCTGCCCGCCGGCGACGCCAACCGGGTCGGGGTCAGCCGGTGGACCTCCGCCAGCGGGCTGGTCATCGCCGACGCGATCCGGGTCACCCGGGTCTGACCCGGCCGGCACGTCCCGTCGGCCCGGTCCCGGGGCCGACGGGACCACGCCCGGTCAGCCGGGGGCGCGCAGCTCGCGTACCGCGTCCCCGGCGAAGAGGCAGGCCGCCTCCTGGCCGGTCGCCACCCCGACCAGCGGCGGGTCGGTCTCCGCGCAGGCCGGCCGGGCGCTGGGGCACCGGGTCCGGAACCGGCAGCCGGTCGGCGGCGCGACCGGGCTGGGCACCTCCCCGCGCAGGATGATCCGCCGCCGGTGCCGCTCGACCGCGGGGTCCGCCACCGGCACCGCCGACAGCAGCGCCGCCGTGTACGGGTGGGCCGGCTCCCGGTACAGCCGCTGCGGCGGGCCGGTCTCCACGATCCGTCCCAGGTACATCACGGCCACCCGGTCACTGAGGTGCTCGACCGCGGCCAGGTCGTGCGAGATGAACAGGTAGGTCAGGCCCAGTTCCCGCTGGAGGCGACGCAACAGATTCATGATCTGCGCCTGCACGCTCAGGTCCAGCGAGGCGATCGGTTCGTCCAGCACGATCAGTTCGGGCTCCCCGGCCAGCGCCCGGGCGATACCCACCCGCTGGCGTTGCCCGCCGGAGAGTTCGTGCGGGTGCCGGTCGGCCAGCTCGGGGCGCAACCCGACCAGCTCGAACAGTTCCGCGACCCGGCGACGCCGCGCCTCGCCCCGGGCGGCGAGCCGGTGCACGACCAGCGGTTCGGCCACGCTCGCCCCGACGGTCAACCTCGGGTCCAGCGACGCCTGCGGGTCCTGGAACACCATCGCCACCCGGCGGCGCAGCCCGCGCAGCACCCGACGGGAGCCGCCGGTCACGTCCGTCCCGGCCACCCGCACGTGCCCGGCGGTGGGCCGGACCAGCCGGAGCAGGGCCAGGCCGGTGGTGGACTTGCCGCTGCCCGACTCGCCGACCAGACCGAGGGTCTCGCCGCGTCGGATGCGCAGCGACACCCCGTCGACGGCCCGGACCGGCCCGGCCGGCGACGGGAACCACACCGCCAGGTCGTCGAGTTCGGCGACGACGTCACTCATCCCCGCCCCCGATCCGTCGGCTCCGGGTAGAAGGTGCGGACCCGGTGTCCCGGCCCGGATCCGTCGGGCACCGCGTCAGGTCCGTGGTGCCCCGGGTCGGGTCCGCCGGACACCGGCACCAGCGGTGGCAGTTCCCGTTCGCAGCGGGCGTCGCCGCGTACCGGACAGCGCGCCCAGAACGCGCAGCCGGCCGGCAGGTCCACCGGGCTGGGCGGGGCACCCGGGATCGCCACCAGGTCGGCGGACCGGTGCGCCGGGTCCGGGCGGGCGGCGAGCAGGGCCCGGGTGTACGGGTGCGCCGGCCCACCGAAGACCGCGTCGACCGGCCCGTGCTCGACGATCCGCCCGCCGTACATCACCGCCACCGTGTCGGCGAGACCGGCGACCACCCCGAGGTCGTGGGTGATCCAGACGACCGCCGTACCGAGCCGCTCCCGCAGCCCGGCGACCAGGTCCAGGATCTGCGCCTGGGTGGTCACGTCCAGCGCGGTGGTCGGCTCGTCGGCGATCAGCAGGTCCGGCTCGCAGGCCAGTGCCATGGCGATCACCACCCGCTGCCGCATCCCGCCGGAGAACTGGTGCGGGTACGCGTCGACCCGCTGCCCCGGCGACGGGATGCCGACGGTGTCGAGCAGTTCGACCGCCCGGGACCGGGCCGCCCGACGGGTCATGCCCAGGTGTTCCTCGCACGCCTCGGTGACCTGCCGGCCCACCGGCAGCACCGGGTTCAGCGAGGTCATCGGGTCCTGGAAGACGAACCCGACGTGCCGGCCCCGCAGTTGCCGGCGGCGGCGCGCGGGCAGCGCGGTGAACTCGTCGCCGAGCAGCCGGACCCGGCCGGTGACCCGGGCGACCCGTGGGGCCAGGCCGGTGGCGGCGAGCACGCTCATGCTCTTGCCGCTGCCGGACTCACCGACCAGCGCCAGGGTCTCGCCCGCCCCCACCGACCAGTCGACCCCGGCGACCGGGCGGGCCACGCCCCGACGGGTACCGATGGTCACCGCGAGGTCCTCGACGGCCAGCACCGGCGTGCCGTCCCGTCCGCTCATGCCGGGTTCCTCCTCGCCTCGCCCAGGGTGAGTTGCCGGGGGTCCAGCACGTCCCGCAGCGCGTCCCCGACCAGGTTGAAGGCGAGCACGGTGAGGAAGATGGCCGCGCCCGGGAAGAAGCCGAGCCACCACGCCTCGGTGACGAATCCGCGCCCGTCGAACAGCATCCGGCCCCAGGCGGGCGCGGGTGGCTGGACGCCGAGCCCGAGGAAGGACAGCGCCGCCTCGGCCAGGATCGCGAACGCCAGCGACAGCGAGGTCTGCACGATCAGCGGCGCCGCCACGTTGGGCAGCACGTGCCGCCACAGGATCCGCCGGTCCGGGGTGCCGATCGCCACGGCCGCCCGGACGAAGACCTGCTCCCGGACGGCGAGCACACTGGCCCGGGTGACCCGGGCGAAGATCGGGGTGTAGACCACCCCGACGGCGATCATCGCGGTGCGCAGACCCGGCCCGAGCACCGCCACGATGGCCACCGCGAGCAGCAGCACCGGGAACGCGAACAGCACGTCCACCACCCGCATCAGCAGGCTGTCCAGCCAACCCCGGTACCAGCCGGCGAGCAGCCCCAGCGTGACCCCGGCGACCAGCGCGATGCCGACGCTGACCAGGCCGACCTGGAGCGAGACCCGGGCGGCCATCAGCACCCGGCTGAGCACGTCCCGGCCGAGTTCGTCGGTGCCGAACGGATGCGCCCAGCTCGGGGCCTGGAGCATCCGGTCCACGTCCACGTCGTTGATCCCGGCCGGGGCGAGCCACGGCCCGGCCACCCCGACCACGGCGAGCAGCAACAGGACCAGCATGCCGGCCACCGCCGGCGGGTCGTGACGCAGCGCGGACAGCGCCCGGCGGACGGCCCCGTCGGCCCGGTCGCCGCTCAGTTTGCCGCTCATCGGGCCGTGATCCTCGGGTCGAGCCGGGCGTAGAGCAGGTCGACCAGCAGGTTGACCAGCAGGAACAGGGCCGCCACCAGCAGGATCGCGCCCTGCAGCACCGGATAGTCCCGGGCCTGGACGGCGTCGTAGGTGAGCCGGCCGACCCCCGGCCAGGCGAACAGCACCTCGATCACGATCACCCCACCGAGCAGGCTCGCCACCTGCACCGCGACCACGGTCACCACCGGGATCAGCGCGTTGCGCAGCACGTGCCGCAGCACCACCACCCGGGGCCGCAGCCCCTTCGCCTCGGCGGTACGGACGTAGTCCTCGGCGAGCGCCTCCAGCACCGCCGACCGGATGAACCGGGTCAGGATCGAGGCGGACACCAGGCCCACCGTGGCGGCCGGCAGCAGCACGTGCGACGCCCAGCGGGCCGGGTCCTCGGTCAGGCCGACGTAACCCGACGGCGGAAGCCAGCCGAGCACCCCGGCGAAGAGCAGGATGCCCATGATGCCCATCCAGAAGTCCGGCACCGACACCCCGAACTGGCTGAACACCCGTACCGCGTGGTCGACGGCGGTGCCGCTGCGCACCGCCGCCAGCACCCCCAGCGGTACGGCCAGCAGCACCGCGAGCAGGATCGCCGTACCGGCCAGCGACAGGGTGGCCGGCAGTCGGTCGAGGACGATCGTGGTCACCGGTTGTCCACTGCGGAAGCTGACCCCCAGGTCACCGGTGAGGGCCCGCCCGACGTAGCTGAGGTACTGCTGGAGCAGCGGCTGGTCGAGGCCGGCGCGGGCGCGCAGCGCCTCGTACGTCTGCGGGTCGAACCGGGTGCCCAGCGCCACCCGGACCGGATCACCCGGGACGAGTTGCAGCAGCAGGAACACCACCAGGGTGACGCCGAGCAGCACGATGCCCGACTGGAGCAGCCGCCGGACCACGAAGCGGGCCATCAGCCGACCCCGCTCAGCGGGCGAGGGAGACGTCGCGGAACCGGATGGCCCGGTCGGCGCGGACCCGGTAGCCGGAGACCTTCCCCGTCCAGCCCTGCACCACGTCCGGGTTGTAGAGGTACAGGTAGCTGGCGTCGTCCACGATCTGCTTGGCCGCCTGGTCGTACCGCTGCTTGCGGGTGCCCTGGTCGGTCTCGGTGCGAGCCTGGTCGAGCAGCCGGTCGACGGTCGGGTTGCGGTACTTGTGGAAGTTGAAGGTGCCGGCGCTGTGGTGCTGGGCGTAGTAGAACTCGTCCGGGTCGATGTTGCCGAGCCAGCCCAGCAGGAACGCGTCGAAGTTCCCCTTGGCCTGCTCGTCGAGCCACTGGGCGAAGTCCAGGGTACGGATCTTCACGGTGACGCCCACGTCCTTGAGCTGCGCGGCGATGACCTGCGCGGCGGTGACGGTCTCCGGGTACTCGCTGGTGACCATCAGGTCCATGGTCAGGCCCCGGACGCCGGCTTCACCGAGCAGTCGCCGGGCCTGCTCCGGGTCGTGCGAGTAGGGCGCGTAGTCGTAGTGGAAGGCGCTGGCCTTCGGGATGGCGGTCTGGTTGACCGTGGCCAGCCCGAACTTGGCCGCCTTGGTGATCGCCTCCCGGTCCAGCGCGAACCCGATCGCCCGGCGCACGGCCACCTCGTCGTACGGCTTCCGGGCCTGGTTGAGGGCGACGTACCAGTAGTCGCTGGACGGCGCGGACTCCACCGTCAGCTCGTCGCCGTCGCGCAGCGCGGGCACCTGCTGGGGTGGCAGGTTGTCGGTCCAGTGCACCTGGCCGCCGCGCAGGTTCTGCAGGGCCACCGTCGGGTCCTTGACGAAGGTGAACGTCACCCCGTCCAGCTTCGGTGTGCCGCCCCACCAGTTCTCGTTGCGGACCAGCGTGATGCTGTCGCCGGAGGTGTAGGCGGCCACCGCGAACGGCCCGCTGCCGACCGGCTTGGTGGTGATCGCGCCGGACTCGACGTTGCCCCGCTGCACGATCGCCACGCCCTTGAAGCCGCCGAGGTTGGCGAGCAGGTTGGGGGTGGGTGCGGTCAGCGCGACGACCACGGTGGCCGGGTCGGGCGCGGTCACCGACTTCACGGTGGCGAACCGGTACGCCGCGTTCAGCTTCCCGGTGATGATCCGCTGGTAGGAGTAGACCACGTCCTCGGCGGTCAGCGGTGCGCCGTCGGCGAAGCGCACCCCGTCGCGGAGGGTGAAGGTCCAGGTGAGCTGGTCGTCGCTGGTCGTCCACTTCGTCGCCAGCGACGGTCGCATCTCGAGGTTCTCGTCCGGCTCGACCAGGGTGTCGTAGACGTTCTCCAGCACCTGGAAGCTGTGGTACGCCGAGGTCTTGTGCGGGTCGAGCTGGTCCGGTTCGCCGCTGATGGCGGCCTGGAGCACTCCCCCGGCCCCGGACCCGCCCGGGCCGGCCCCGTCGACGTCGACGCTCTCCCCGGCGGTGCAGCCGGCCGAGACGGCAAGGGCGACGGCCAGCGCGGCGGCGACCACGCCTGATCTGCTCCTGGACATGGTCCCTCCCCGATTTCCCGGCACCCGAACGATTTTTGCGAGTCTGGCCGGTGAAAGGGACGATGTCAAAGAATCGTGCCGAATTGCGGATCATGCGAACCCGGGTGACAATACGCGCGCCCGGGGCGGATTCGCCGGATGTCGGCGGCCGGGCCGAGGCTGGCTGGCAGCGTTCCGACGTGCGGTTCTATGCTCCCGGGAATGGCGAAGTACTTCGACGTGCACCCGGACAACCCGCAACCGCGCAGCATCGGGCAGGTGGTCGCGATCGTCCGGGACGGCGGATTGGTCGCCTACCCGACCGACTCGTGCTTCGCCCTCGGCTGCCAGCTCGGCAACAAGGACGGCATCGACCGGATCCGCCAGATCCGGCACCTCGGCGACGACCACCACTTCACCCTGGTCTGCCGGGACTTCGCGCAGCTCGGCCAGTTCGTGCAGATCAACAACGCGCTGTTCCGCTCGATCAAGGCAGCCACCCCGGGCAGCTACACGTTCATCCTGCCCGCGACGAAGGAGGTGCCGCGCCGGCTGCTGCACCCGAAACGCAAGACCGTCGGGGTACGCATTCCCGCGCACACCGTCGCGCAGGCGATCCTCACCGAGCTGGGCGAGCCGCTGGTCTCCAGCACGCTGCTGCTGCCCGGCGAGGAGGAGCCGATGACCCAGGGCTGGGAGATCAAGGAGACCCTGGACCACGCCATCGACGCGGTCGTCGACTCCGGCGAGTGCGGCACCGAGCCGACCACCGTCATCGACTTCTCGCAGGGCGAGGCCGAGATCGTCCGCCGTGGGGCCGGGGACCCGACCCGCTTCGAGTGAGGGGAACGGCGGCACACTCCGCGGGATCCGCGAGGGAACCGGACCACTCAGCGGGATCCGCGAGGAAAAGCGGAGAGGCCAACTCCCCGCCACTCTTACCGTATAGCACACCGGGGGGCTTGCGGCAAGACCCCGATCGTGCCGCAGAATCGTCGGCCGAAGCCCGCACGAACGGGGTGACCTGGGCCGACACGGGCTCCGGGTCCGCGTCCGGCGCGGCGACGTCCGCCCTGCCCAGACCCGGAGTTGATGTCGTGGATCCGCTGACCACCCGTGCGTTCGACCTTGCCCCGCAGCTGTCCGCCAAGGCCGACCCGCGACTGATCGCCGGCGACGAGCGGCACCTCGCGGCCATCGCGGCGACCCTCGACCGGTCGGCCGCCGACCTGACCGACCGCCTCGATGCCGCGCGCCGGGCACCCGGCGGCGCCGGCCGACGGGCCCTGGACCGGGACCAGGAGGTCCACCGGCTGACCGCCCGGCTGCGGCAACTGCGGCGGTTCGGATGGGACCTGTGCCTCGGCCGCATGGTCACCGCCGACGACCCCGAGCCGGTGTACGTCGGACGCGCCGGCCTCACCGACGGTACCGGCCGACGGCTGCTGGTCGACTGGCGCTCCCCCGCCGCCGAGCCGTTCTTCGGTGCCACCCACGCCAACCCGATGGGGCTCGCCAGCCGCCGCAGGTACCGCTGGACCGGCGGCCGGATCAGCGACTACTGGGACGAGGTGTTCACCCCGGACGCCCTCGACGGACACGCCGCCCTCGACGACCAGTCCGCCTTCATCGCCAGCCTGGGCGGCCACCGGTCGGCGCGGATGCGGGACGTGCTCGGCACCATCCAGGCCGACCAGGACGCCATCATCCGCGCCGGATCCTCCGGCGCGCTCGTCGTGGACGGCGGCCCGGGCACCGGAAAGACGGTCGTCGCGCTGCACCGCACCGCGTACCTGCGCTACGCCGACCCCCGCCTCGGTCGACGCCGGGGCGGGGTGCTGGTCGTCGGCCCGCACCAGCCGTACCTGGCCTACGTCGCCGACGTCCTGCCCAGCCTCGGCGAGGACGACGTGCAGATGTGCACCCTGCGCGACCTCGTCCCCGAGGGGGCCACCGCAGGAGTGGAGACCGACCCGGAGGTGGCCCGGCTGAAGTCGTCCGCGCGGCTGGTGACGGCGGTCGAGGCGGCGGTCCGGTTCTACGAGGAACCACCGACCGGGACCATGACGGTGTCGACCGACGGGGGCGACGTCCGGCTGGGCGCGGACGACTGGGCCGAGGCGTTCGACGCGCCGGACCCCGGCACCCCGCACAACGAGGCGCGCGACCGGATCCGGGACGAGCTGCTCACCATCCTGGTCGACAGGTACCCCGGTGACGAACCGGACGACCTGGTCCGCCGCTCGCTGCTGCGCAACCGGGAGCTGCGCGTCGCCGTCGACCGGGCCTGGCCGCTGCTCGACCCGGCCGACCTCGTCGGGGACCTGTGGACGGTGCCCGCGTACCTGCGCAGGTGCGCGCCCTGGCTCGCCCCGGACGAGGTCCGGGCGTTGCAGCGCCGCGACCCGCGGGCCTGGACGGTGTCCGACCTGCCGCTGCTGGACGCGGCCCGGCAGCGGGTCGGCGACCCGGAGACCTCCCGGCGGCAGCGCCGGCACGACGCGGTGACCGCCGCCGAACGCGAGCGGATGACCACGGTCGTCGACGACCTGCTCGCCTCCACCGCCTTCGACGACGGCGAAGGCGTGCTGGTCATGCTGCGCGGCCAGGACATGCGGGACGCCCTGGTCGACGGGCGGGTCCCCGCCGACACCGAACCGGACCGGCTCGCCGGGCCGTTCGCGCACATCGTGGTGGACGAGGCCCAGGAACTGACCGACGCCGAGTGGCAGATGCTGCGGCTGCGGTGCCCGTCGGGCAGCTTCACCGTCGTCGGCGACCGGGCCCAGGCCCGGCACGGGTTCACCGAGTCGTGGCCGGAACGGCTGAGGCGGGTCGGACTCGACCGGATCGAGGTGGCCTCGCTGACCGTCAACTACCGGACCCCGACCGAGGTGATGGCCGAGGCGGAGCCGGTCATCCGGGCGGTGCTCCCGGACGCCAACGTCCCGGTTTCGGTCCGTGACGCCGGCGTCCCCGTCACCCACGGCCCCGTCTCGGACCTGCCCGCGATCCTCGACACCTGGCTCGCCGCGCACGCCGAGGGGACCGCCTGCGTCATCGGCGATCCCACCTTCACGGCGACGTCTCGCGTCCGGTCGCTGACCCCGGAACTGGCGAAGGGACTCGAGTTCGACCTGGTCGTCCTGGTCGACCCGGCGGCGTTCGGGGCGGGCGTGCAGGGCGCGGTCGACCGGTACGTGGCGATGACCAGGGCGACCCGGCACCTCGTCGTCCTCACCAGCCCCTGACGGTCCCCCGGGCCGCCCGGGACACCGCCCTACCCGCCGGCCGCCCCGGTGTCGCCCTGGAGCCGGGCCAGGGTGTGCACCTGGTCCCGGGTGGCCCGGTAGAGCGCACCGTACTGCCGGTACAGCAGGTCGTAGGTGTCCCGGGCGGCCGGGTCCGGCTCGACCGTCGCCCCGGGCACCGTCCAGTCGGTGTCCGGGGCGAGCAGGCCGGCCCCGATCCCGGCCAGCAGCGCGTCGCCGTAGCTGGCCCCGATGGTCACCGCCGGCACCTCCTGGGTACGGCCGGTCACGTCGCTGACGATCCGGGTCCACAGTCCACCCTGGGTGCCGCCACCCACCGCGACCAGCCGGCGTACCGGGTTCTCGGCGGTGTCCAGCAGTTCCAGGATCTGCCGGACGCCGAAGGCGATGCCCTCGTACACCGCGCGGAACAGGTGGCCGCGGCCGTGCCGCAGGGTCAGCCCGGCGACCACCCCCCGGGCGTGCGGGTCGAAGATCGGCGTCCGCTCACCGGCGAAGTACGGCAGCAGCAGCAGACCGTCCGCGCCGGCCGGCACCCGGGCCGCCTCGGCCACCAGGGTCTCGAAGGGCACGTCGCCGACCAGCTCCCGCAGCCACGAGGTCAGGCTGCCCGAGGTGGCCATCCCGGCGGCCAGGCAGTACGCGTCCGGCCCCACCCCGGCGGTGTTCCACAGTTGCGGGTGCCGGGCCAGGTCACGCAACACCTGCACGAAGAACATCGTCGAGCCGTACATCAGCATCAGGTCGCCGGGGTGGCGGACGCCGACGCTGACCGCCTCGGCCCAGGCGTCCACCGTGCCGGCGCAGACCGGGGTGCCCACCGGCAGGCCGGTGGCCTCGGCCGCCGCCGCGCTGACCGTGCCCACCACCTCGGCCGACCAGGCCAGCCGGGGCGCGGGCAGGTCACCCATGAGGTCGGCGTACCAGGGCCGGTGCCAGGTGCGGGCCTCGATGTCGTACAGCGGCACCGACTGGCTGGCGGTGTGGTGGTCCAGCACGTACTCGCCGGTCAGCTTCCGCACCACGTACGAGCTGGAGGTGTACCAGTGCGTCGCCCGCTCCCACACCTGCGGCTCGTGCCGGCGTACCCAGAGCGCCTTCGGGCCGACCGCCTGGGTGGTGATCGGGGTGGCGGCCCGGTCCAGCACCCGCTCGGCCCCGTACCGTCCGGTCAGCTCGTCGATCTCGGCGGTGGCCCGCATGTCGATGCCGTAGAGGATGGCCGGGCGGACCGGGATGTCGTCGGCGTCGCAGAGCACCAGGCAGGGGCCGACGCCGCTGACGCAGACCCCGGCGACCGGCGTGCCGGCGGCGTGTCCGACCAGTTCGCGGGCGATGGACACCACGTCGGCCCACCAGACGCCCTCGGCGTCCACCTCGGCCCAGCCGGGGTGGGGCATCGACATCGACCTCGGTCGGGGCCGCACGGCGGTGGCCAGCACCGTGCCGGCCGGGTCGGTGAGCACCCCCTTGCTGCTGCCGGTGCCCAGGTCGATGCCGATCAGGAGCGGGCCCATCAGATCCGCACGTCCCCGCAGAGGTGGACCCGCACGCCCAGGGACGCGAACATCGCCGCCTTGGCCGCGAGAGCCCGGTCGGCGGCGTCGGCGTCCGGGGCGTACGCGACGTTGAGGTGGTTGGCCTTGTGCCGGGCCATCAGCTGGTCCCGGTCCACGCCGTGCAGCACCGCGTGCATGATCGGCCACTGCGGGGTGGTGGCGTCCAGCCGCCGCCGGGTCTCCTCCTCGGGCAGCTCCACGGCGGTGCCCCGACCCAGGTCGACGTGCAGGATGCCGTCGGCGATGAACACCCGGGACCAGACGATCTCACCCGGCTTGGACACGCCGCTGAGGGTGCCGCCGCCGAGCGGGAAGTACATCGGAGGCTGGCGCATGCTCCAGCTCTTGTCGTACCCGCCGTGGTGCGAGGCGGGCACCGAGCCGGAGATCTCCATGACCCAGACGAACCGGCCGTCGTACTCCTCGCCCCACCGGATGTCGTGCAGGGTGGTGGCCGGGTCGAAGCCCATCGCCGTCCAGATCCGGTTGGTGACCAGGGAGTCCACCGCGACGCCCTCGTCCACCTCGTTGAAGTGCGGCAGCGGCGCGCCGGCGTAGAGTTCCCGCGCGCCGTCGCGGCTGCGCACCGGCGGGCGTTCGGCGTTGTTGAGCAGGCCCTCGGCCAGGTCGCTGGCCGGTACGACGTCCTTGAGGCCCTGCTGGTACTGGATGCCGACCGCGTCGAGGCCGAAGTCGTCGGCGATGCGCAGCGCGGCGACGTACATCCGGAACTGGCTGAGCAGTTGCGCGTCGGTGAGTTCGGTGGCCTCGTCGGTGCCGGTGTGGAAGGTCATGCCGGCGGCGTCCAGCCAGTCCCGGACGGCCTGCGCCTCCTGCTGCGGGACCCGGTTCATCTCGGCGACCAGGGCGCTCTGCGACAGCCGCTCCTTGTAGATGCCGAGCGGGTTGAGCAGTTCGTCGTCGATGATGGCGTTGTACATGCCCATGCAGCCCTCGTCGAAGACGCCGATGATGGCCTTCTCCCGCTGGAGCTGGGCGGCCAGCGCCCGGCCGAGCGCCACCTCGGTGGTGTCCGGCAGCGCCGGCAGGTCCCGCACGTGGCTCTGGTCGTGGGTCAGCATGCCGGTCTCCAGCCAGGTCCGCAGCCCGGCCACCGCCCAGTCGTCGGTGAAGTTCTCACTCCACAGGATGGAGTGCGCGACGCCGGCCTTGGTCAGGCTGGCGGTCAACCCGAGCAGGCCGACCAGTCCGGGGAACTCGCCACTCCAGTTGGCGACCACCAGGATCGGGCCCCGGTGGGTACGCAGCCCGGCGAGCACGTG
Proteins encoded in this region:
- a CDS encoding fucose isomerase, which produces MSSSYTFPVLAEQPAAEPGVVHTVASGDLRLSANVTCWPVQQRFEADVERAVTALGHRVRRAHPYDADQGHGFIASQRQGIEVFKTIPPDAPLIVVEAVWQYSHHVLAGLRTHRGPILVVANWSGEFPGLVGLLGLTASLTKAGVAHSILWSENFTDDWAVAGLRTWLETGMLTHDQSHVRDLPALPDTTEVALGRALAAQLQREKAIIGVFDEGCMGMYNAIIDDELLNPLGIYKERLSQSALVAEMNRVPQQEAQAVRDWLDAAGMTFHTGTDEATELTDAQLLSQFRMYVAALRIADDFGLDAVGIQYQQGLKDVVPASDLAEGLLNNAERPPVRSRDGARELYAGAPLPHFNEVDEGVAVDSLVTNRIWTAMGFDPATTLHDIRWGEEYDGRFVWVMEISGSVPASHHGGYDKSWSMRQPPMYFPLGGGTLSGVSKPGEIVWSRVFIADGILHVDLGRGTAVELPEEETRRRLDATTPQWPIMHAVLHGVDRDQLMARHKANHLNVAYAPDADAADRALAAKAAMFASLGVRVHLCGDVRI